The sequence below is a genomic window from Caldisericota bacterium.
TTGTTTATGTAACGAGAGTACAAAGAGAAAGATTTGAAAATCCTGAAGAATACGAAAAGGTTAAGGGCGTGTATATAATAAATAGAGCAATGATTGAAAAAGCTAAAAAAGGAATTACTATTCTCCACCCCCTACCAAGAGTAGATGAAATTTCCACTGAGGTTGATGATTATGAAGGAGCTGCTTATTTTAGACAGGCTCACAATGGACTTTATGTCAGGATGGCACTTTTGTCTTTAGTCAGTGGCAGAGTATAAATAAATTATTTTAATTTAGTAAACATACACAATATCTAAAAATATTATCAAAAGCAGGTAAGTTTGTGGAAAATCCCAGAGATATAAATTCAATACTGACTAAAGGAAAAATAATTGAACAGGTTAATTTAAGTAATAATTATCATAAGATAAAAATAAAAGCTCCTCAAATTCCTCAAGAAGCTAAACCGGGGCAATTTGTTATGTTGTCTAAATGGAAAATTAAAGAACTTTTTTTAAAGAGGCCATTTAGTTTTTACAATATTGAACCCAACTTAGGCACATTTGATATTCTTTATAAAAACATAGGTAAGGGCACACAGATTCTAGCTGAATCAAAAATAGGTGATTTAGTAGAATTAATAGGCCCTCTTGGAAATGGATTTAATATTCCCGAAAATACACGCAAGGTCGCTGTAGTTGCCCGGGGCATAGGAGTTGCTCCGTTAATTCCACTAATGTTAGAAAGTAAAAAAAGGGGAATTGAGATTTATAGTTTTCTATCTGCTCAGACGGAAAATTTACTTTTATGTAGTAATAAGATTGAATCTATTTCTAGAGAAACATTTTACACTACAGATGACGGTACAAAGGGGGCAAAGGGGAAAGTCACTGGTTTTTTAGAGAAAATATTAAAAGAAATAGTAGTTGATGTTGTTTATACTTGCGGATCAAAAAGGCTTGCTAAGCACATAAGAAATTTACAAAAAAAATATAATTTTTTAGCATTTGTAAGCCTAGAAGAACATATGGCCTGTGGTATAGGTACCTGCAAAGGATGTGTTCGCAAAACTAAATACGGTTATAAAAGGGTTTGTAAGGAAGGACCTGTTTTTCCAGTTGAAGAGGTAATTTTTAATGACTAAAGAAGTGAGTTTAGAAATCGATTTAGGTCACCTACATTTAAAAAATCCAATTATGCCTGCCTCAGGTACCTTTGATGTGAGGTGTACTTTATTAAATGAAAACGAACTTAACAGGTTAGGAGCAGTAGTAGTTAAAAGTATTGCTTTCAAAGAAAGAGAAGGAAATTCTGAGCCAAGGACTTGTGAAACTGATTGTGGATTATTGAACGCGGTCGGTGTACCTTCTAAGGGCGTAGAATATTTCATAAAAGAAGAATTGCCTTTATTAAAAAAAGCAAACAATATTATTATTGTTAGCCTTCTGGGAAATTCTGTTGAGGATTTTTGTAACTTAGCAGAATATCTTAATAAAATCGAAGAAATTTCAGCATTAGAAATAAATCTTTCTTGTCCTAATCTAAATAACGGGATTCCTTTTGGTGTTAATGAAGATAAATTATACGAATTAATTTTTAATATAAAGAAAAACACATCAAAACCAATTATTGCCAAATTATCACCAAATGTTTCCGATATAAAAAAAATGGCTTTATCTGTACAAAGCGCCGGTGCAGAAATAGTAACTATTGCTAATACTTTCATGGGTATGGCAATAGATATTGACAAGCAATTACCACGCTTGGGAAACAACATTGGAGGATTATCCGGGCCGGCAATAAGACCAATAGTGGTTAGAATGATATGGGAAATTGCCCAGGTTATCGATATACCGATTATAGGAGTAGGCGGAGTTTGTTGTGCTGAGGATGCAATTGAAATGTTTCTTGTCGGTGCGAGCGCAGTACAGGTAGGTTCAGCTAATTTTAGCAACCCTTATATGATGTTAGAAATTATTACAGGGATTAAGAGATATTTAAAAGAACAAAAACATAATTCTATTCAAGATATAATTGGTTTGATAAAAGATTAAGATATATTTTATGATATTTAATAAGTTTGATATTTAAATCTAAAAAAGGAGAAATACTTTTATGGGATTACAGATGTTAGTAAACGCTATTTTATTGGGCGGATTGTATGCCTTAATGGGTATAGGTTTTTCCTTGCAATGGGGCATTAGCGGAATAATTAATTTATCTTATGGAGCAATGGTTATTTTAGGTTCTTATATTTCCCTGGAAATTTTTAATTTTTTCCATATAGACCCGTTTATTAGTATGATAATGTCCGGGGCTATTCTTTTCGTAATAGGAGCAATAATATACCGTGGATTCTTGCAACCCTTTCTGAAAGGCGGAATAGTTTTTACTCTTATTTTAACCTTTGCAGTTAGATTAATTGTAGAAAATATTATATTGAAAGTATGGTCTGCTGATTATCGTACTATACGCCTTGCCTATGCCGGCAGTAATTTTCAATTCGGTGATGTTTATGTTTCCTTAACTAAATTTTTAACTTTTATTACTGCAGGAATATTGATCTATTTAACTTATCTTTTTATGATGAAGACAAAAACCGGAAAGGGTATACAGGCAGTTGCTTTAGACAAAGAAGGCGCACAGGCAGTAGGGATAGATGTGGAAAAAATGTATATGATTAATTTTGCCTTAGGAACTGCTTTAGCAGGGTTAACCGGCTCGCTTTGGGCGAGTATCTATAGTTTTTCTCCTCATCTTCTAGGACCACTCGTAGGAAAAGTGTTCATTATTGCAATATTGGGCGGCTTGGGAAATATTTGGGGCGCAGCTGCTGGGGGTTTGCTTTTGGGATTTGCGGAGACTGCGGGAGCAGCTTATCTTGGCTCACAATGGCAAGAAGCTATCGGTATGGTAATTATGGTTTCCGTCTTGCTCTGGAGACCTTATGGGCTTATGGGAAAAAAGTTTTTTGGTTAATTTAGGAATTATTTGAAAGAGGAGGAGTTGAGATAAGTGTCAAATAATAAAAAAGTAAATATTTTCTTATTAACAATAGCAGTAGTTTTATTTACCTTTTTACCGCGTTTTTTATCAGGCTATTCGGTTCGGGTGATTACTACCATTTTTATGTATGCGGTAATTGCCCAGGGAATGAATCTTATGTCCGGTTATATGGGTTATTTACCTTTCGGTAATGCTATGTTTTTTGGGATAGGAGCTTATGTTACGGCAATCGGTATGAGTAAGGGGCTGCCTTTTTTAGTCGTCATCCCCTTAGCTGCCATTACTGCAATTTTATTTAGTATTTTACTGGGACTTCCGGTACTTAGGCTTCGAGGTCATTATTTTGCTATTGCTACCATTGGCATGAGCGCAGCAATTTTATCGGTAGTGCAAAATGCAACTGAAATAACCGGAGGGGCTATGGGGACTACTTTACCCATTATAGATAAGGCCCCGGGTGTAGTATACAATTACTTCTATTTGGCCATGTTTGGTTTAATGGTAATTACTACTTTGAGCTTACATTTTATAATAAAATCAAGGTTTGGCTTTGGAATTCGAAGTATAAAAGCGAATGAAGAAGCAGCAAATTCTATGGGAATTAATACTACTTATCATAAAGTAGTTGCCTGGGCTATAAGTGCTTTTTTTATCAGTATAGCCGGCGCTCTTTATGCATACTGGATGTCATTTATCGCTCCTGATGAAGTTTTTGATGTAATGATTGCCGTAAATACTATTGTTATTATGTTGATTGGAGGAGCCGGGAGTATTTTAGGCCCCATAATTGGTGCCTTTATAATTGAACTGTTTGCAGAAGTAACTTGGAGTGCTTTTCTCGAATATCATCTTGCCGCATTAGGAATTATCATTATTATCATAGTATTTTTTGTTCCAAAAGGAGTAACCGGTACTGTCGGTGATTTTGTAAAAAGAAGAAAGTTAAGAGCAGGGAAGAAGGTGAGTATTTAAGGTGGGAGAAAACAATACAATCTTAAAAATAAAAAATCTGAGTAAACATTTTGGAGCTTTAAAGGCAGTAGATGAGGTTAGCTTTGAAGTAAAAAAGAGTGAGATACTTGGGTTAATTGGTCCCAATGGTGCTGGAAAAACCACCCTTACTAATCTTGCTACCGGTGCTTTCCCCAAAACTGGCGGAAAAGTAATTTTTAAAGATTTAGATATAAGTAATTTAAAATCTTACCAGATAGCAAGGATGGGATTAACCCGCACCTATCAGGTTGTAAAACCTTTAATGGGAATGACTGTAGAAGAAAACATTTTGGTCGGTTCCCTTTATGGAAGAGATAAGAGAAATACTGATATGAAAAATGCATCTAAAAGAGCTAAAGAAATAATAGAATTAGTAGGCTTGGAGTGCAAAAAAGATTTTATGGTAAGCGATATTACCTTACCTGATCTAAAGAAAATGGAATTTGCCAGGGTATTAGCCATGGAACCCGAAGTTGTATTTTTAGATGAGGTTATGGCCGGTTTAAATCCGACAGAAGTTGAAGAAGCAAGTATTTTAGTAAAAAAAGTCAGGCTAGAAAAAGATTTAACTATAGTATATATTGAACATATTATGAAGGCAGTTATGGGAATTTCTGATAGAATTGTAGTTTTGCACCACGGCAGAAAGATAGTAGAAGGTACTCCTCAAGAAGTAGTAAACGATCCAGCAGTTGTTGAAGCTTATCTGGGCAAGAGATATGCTAAAGGGATTAAGGAGGTAAACAATGAAGGATAATTCATTATTAAAAGTTTCTCATCTTGAAGCAGGTTATGGTGCAATTCAAGTTTTATGGGATATTAATCTTGAAGTAAAAGAGAAAGAAGTTGTATGTGTCATCGGCGCAAACGGAGCAGGAAAGAGTACACTATTAAAGAATATTGTAGGAATTATTCCCTCTTCCAAAGGAGAAATATTTTACTCAGGCAATAATATAACCAAAATAGCTTCTCCGGAAAGAATAAAAATGGGACTCGGTTTTGCTCCCGAGGGAAGACATTTGTTTTTTGGATTGACAGTAGAAGACAATCTTTTAATGGGTGCTTTTCAAAGGAAGTATAATAAAAGTGTAAAAGAAGATTTAGATTTTGTATACACACTCTTTAAACCGCTAAAAGGGTATAGAAAAAAACTTGCTGGGAATTTATCAGGTGGTGAACAGCAGATGTGTGCTATCGGAAGAGCCTTAATGTCTCGGCCCAAATTACTTATTATTGACGAATTGTCTTTGGGTTTGGCTCCGATTATCGTAGATGATTTAATAGAAATTATTGGTAAATTAAGAAAAGAAAGAGAAGTTAGTATACTATTAGTTGAACAAGACGTAAAAGTAGCTTTAGATGTTGCGGACAGAGGATATGTTTTAGAAGCGGGAGCAGTCTCCGTTCAAGATGATACTGATAAATTAGCCAAAAATGAACATATAAAAGCTGCCTATTTAGGAATATAATTTAAGAATTAAATATACTGTTTGGATATCCGAGAAAACAGATTCTATTAACTGAATTAAAAAAGAAAAAGAAGGTGATAGATAGGCAAATAAGTAAGTACAGAAACATAAAAGGCGAACTTGAAAATTATTTAATTAAATAAAAAGGAGAGAAAGATGAAAAGAGTTATAATTTTTGTGATGTTGATCAGTATTTTATTATTTAGTTTAACGGGAATAGTGTTTGCTCAAGAAAATATTATAAAAATAGGTGCTGCAGTTTCTTTGACTGGGAAATTAGCTTATGAAGGAAGATTGGTTAAACAAGGGTATGAAATATGGGAAGATCAGGTTAATAGTCATGGAGGGATTACTGTAGCTGGGGAAAATTATAAAGTAAAGGTAATCTATTACGATGATGAAAGTAATCCAGTACGGGGAGCCAAACTTACGGAAAAATTAATTACTCAAAATAAGGTACAATTTTTGTTCGGCCCCTTCTCTAGTTCTATAACTTTTGCTACCTCTGCTATTGGAGAAAAATATGGAGTTATTACTGTGGCTTCTTGTGCCAACGCTTCTAAGATTTACGAAAGGGGATATAAACATATATTTTCAATTCTTCCACCTGCTCCCACTCTTATGGTTCCTATAGCACATTTGGCTAAAACTTTAGATCCTAAACCTGAAAAAGTAGCGGTTATATCAGCTAACGACTTATTCCCCTTAAGTTGTGCTGAAGGATTTGTTGAAGCTTGCAAAGAATTGGGTATGGAAGTAGTTCTTTTTGAAAAATATCCTGCAGGTGCAACTGATATATCTACCTTACTTACTAAGGTTAAAAATTTAAATCCTGATATTCTTGCTGATGCCGGTTATACAGCAGATGCCTTAATGGTAATGAGGCAATGCAAAGAGTTAGATATAAATCCTAAGATTTATGCATTTTCAGTAGGAGTTATGATTCCCAGCTTTGTGAGTGAATTGGGTGATGATGCTAATTATGTTTTTGAGGGTGAATGGTGGCTTCCTTCTATGAAGGGTGAAGATAAAGTATTTGGAACTACAGCAGATTATGTAAAGCTCTGTGAGGATAAACTTGGTTTTGTACCGGATTATCATGTATCATGTGCAAGTGCAGCCGGCACAATACTTCAATTAGCTATAGAGAAAGCTGATTCTTTAGATACTGAGAAGGTTAGAGATGCTTTAGCAAGCATTGATGTATACCCAGCAAGTTGG
It includes:
- a CDS encoding dihydroorotate dehydrogenase electron transfer subunit, whose translation is MENPRDINSILTKGKIIEQVNLSNNYHKIKIKAPQIPQEAKPGQFVMLSKWKIKELFLKRPFSFYNIEPNLGTFDILYKNIGKGTQILAESKIGDLVELIGPLGNGFNIPENTRKVAVVARGIGVAPLIPLMLESKKRGIEIYSFLSAQTENLLLCSNKIESISRETFYTTDDGTKGAKGKVTGFLEKILKEIVVDVVYTCGSKRLAKHIRNLQKKYNFLAFVSLEEHMACGIGTCKGCVRKTKYGYKRVCKEGPVFPVEEVIFND
- a CDS encoding dihydroorotate dehydrogenase, with amino-acid sequence MTKEVSLEIDLGHLHLKNPIMPASGTFDVRCTLLNENELNRLGAVVVKSIAFKEREGNSEPRTCETDCGLLNAVGVPSKGVEYFIKEELPLLKKANNIIIVSLLGNSVEDFCNLAEYLNKIEEISALEINLSCPNLNNGIPFGVNEDKLYELIFNIKKNTSKPIIAKLSPNVSDIKKMALSVQSAGAEIVTIANTFMGMAIDIDKQLPRLGNNIGGLSGPAIRPIVVRMIWEIAQVIDIPIIGVGGVCCAEDAIEMFLVGASAVQVGSANFSNPYMMLEIITGIKRYLKEQKHNSIQDIIGLIKD
- a CDS encoding branched-chain amino acid ABC transporter permease; the protein is MGLQMLVNAILLGGLYALMGIGFSLQWGISGIINLSYGAMVILGSYISLEIFNFFHIDPFISMIMSGAILFVIGAIIYRGFLQPFLKGGIVFTLILTFAVRLIVENIILKVWSADYRTIRLAYAGSNFQFGDVYVSLTKFLTFITAGILIYLTYLFMMKTKTGKGIQAVALDKEGAQAVGIDVEKMYMINFALGTALAGLTGSLWASIYSFSPHLLGPLVGKVFIIAILGGLGNIWGAAAGGLLLGFAETAGAAYLGSQWQEAIGMVIMVSVLLWRPYGLMGKKFFG
- a CDS encoding branched-chain amino acid ABC transporter permease, whose product is MSNNKKVNIFLLTIAVVLFTFLPRFLSGYSVRVITTIFMYAVIAQGMNLMSGYMGYLPFGNAMFFGIGAYVTAIGMSKGLPFLVVIPLAAITAILFSILLGLPVLRLRGHYFAIATIGMSAAILSVVQNATEITGGAMGTTLPIIDKAPGVVYNYFYLAMFGLMVITTLSLHFIIKSRFGFGIRSIKANEEAANSMGINTTYHKVVAWAISAFFISIAGALYAYWMSFIAPDEVFDVMIAVNTIVIMLIGGAGSILGPIIGAFIIELFAEVTWSAFLEYHLAALGIIIIIIVFFVPKGVTGTVGDFVKRRKLRAGKKVSI
- a CDS encoding ABC transporter ATP-binding protein, which encodes MGENNTILKIKNLSKHFGALKAVDEVSFEVKKSEILGLIGPNGAGKTTLTNLATGAFPKTGGKVIFKDLDISNLKSYQIARMGLTRTYQVVKPLMGMTVEENILVGSLYGRDKRNTDMKNASKRAKEIIELVGLECKKDFMVSDITLPDLKKMEFARVLAMEPEVVFLDEVMAGLNPTEVEEASILVKKVRLEKDLTIVYIEHIMKAVMGISDRIVVLHHGRKIVEGTPQEVVNDPAVVEAYLGKRYAKGIKEVNNEG
- a CDS encoding ABC transporter ATP-binding protein: MKDNSLLKVSHLEAGYGAIQVLWDINLEVKEKEVVCVIGANGAGKSTLLKNIVGIIPSSKGEIFYSGNNITKIASPERIKMGLGFAPEGRHLFFGLTVEDNLLMGAFQRKYNKSVKEDLDFVYTLFKPLKGYRKKLAGNLSGGEQQMCAIGRALMSRPKLLIIDELSLGLAPIIVDDLIEIIGKLRKEREVSILLVEQDVKVALDVADRGYVLEAGAVSVQDDTDKLAKNEHIKAAYLGI
- a CDS encoding amino acid ABC transporter substrate-binding protein, which translates into the protein MKRVIIFVMLISILLFSLTGIVFAQENIIKIGAAVSLTGKLAYEGRLVKQGYEIWEDQVNSHGGITVAGENYKVKVIYYDDESNPVRGAKLTEKLITQNKVQFLFGPFSSSITFATSAIGEKYGVITVASCANASKIYERGYKHIFSILPPAPTLMVPIAHLAKTLDPKPEKVAVISANDLFPLSCAEGFVEACKELGMEVVLFEKYPAGATDISTLLTKVKNLNPDILADAGYTADALMVMRQCKELDINPKIYAFSVGVMIPSFVSELGDDANYVFEGEWWLPSMKGEDKVFGTTADYVKLCEDKLGFVPDYHVSCASAAGTILQLAIEKADSLDTEKVRDALASIDVYPASWAPIAFNEKGQNIEWVHPVIQVQDGEYILVYPEASQEKAPIHPTPEWKNR